Proteins encoded together in one Mauremys reevesii isolate NIE-2019 linkage group 11, ASM1616193v1, whole genome shotgun sequence window:
- the LRRFIP1 gene encoding leucine-rich repeat flightless-interacting protein 1 isoform X30, with protein sequence MGTQGTGRKRLPNRERLTAEDDALNQIAREAEARLAAKRAARAEAREIRMKELERQQKEIYQVQKASDEDERMSVGSRGSLRVEERPEKDFEKGVRTVSSLSAATLASLGGTSSRRGSGDTSISVDTEASIREIKDINELKNQIQDVEGKYMQGLKEMKDSLAEVEEKYKKAMVSNAQLDNEKTNFMYQVDTLKDALLELEEQLAESRRQYEEKSKEFEREKHAHSILQFQFTEIKETLKQREEMLEEIRLLQQKQESYIREISDLQETIEWKDKKIGALERQKEFFDSIRSERDDLRDEVVVLKEQLKKHGIIPNLEVATNGEALDGFDNEAHSDSTKITPGATQILQTAGDGTLGRANEVDMKDEILEDVGKREILQNTEHEEHKEESEEQEIVKECTEIKTLHADENTEAEKTMEDNDVTSTVMLSSGREEQIQSHTEHVSGNVSSTENSDVIELRKETESGDNSIEAQQSGSKESEHSSDLNHLTNENGETGTLQSQGTETPQGIPTDLDTEHESERVAQEQKVKQEDFTICQREGSIEIFQEALDFVVSSHASASDQSGSPEGARAGTGIEESHVEVHTESLCQAEESTENEVMSSLEKQLDEDEGCIDRTISKVGSGKNESDTAEEENKTGNTVPSQGRKEVDSVEEEGEAACESEITPDTIVKEQKPDETHTLSTFSKSNLILAEEEGNMQDEAENEKDIIGRGQTKDIGKMEELTGILDIQPDSENKKVEEEEPVASLDEFAEIKEGVSHQTGQDQDVMKESQSQETILVPSPSDREIEESNTEMWDESRKGKESRSELMEDERTQVETQTIKYSEEIKNNPIQEKDKTVENEMQKVVKQEEDESRQELTQDVSVIIEEKVDDKEASVESSEKLDLPDQQHDRFVSDDSSLQKITKLSQQLSESLEGNTKEMEVQNTVLDDACQLSRKERATEQMGNGNEEDENKGIEEQHEFQEVKKLEVDPDSEEDADNLKTQKAELDEKPNEQVEVEGQEEEIVEDDGKKIYFDDELEQILKTPGKHDAEKVNTQTLEEVREKEIVTETAKTEKSEKEEAHQSRTQSVENEGMVTEGNASIQQEKEKEAEEAAHLQTDASQSAAPEKACDLVEDETENEKVLDSNDMEKIADGYSSEQELGNVGNTRDESKEDMQASRRGKGRSKEDCMIS encoded by the exons GTTGAAGAAAGGCCAGAAAAAGACTTTGAGAAG GGAGTTCGTACTGTGTCAAGCTTATCAGCAGCTACACTAGCCTCTCTGGGTGGAACTTCCTCCCGGAGAGGCAGTGGGGACACCTCCATCTCCGTTGATACTGAGGCATCCATTAGAGAAATTAAG GATATCAATGAGTTAAAGAACCAGATTCAGGATGTAGAAGGCAAATACATGCAGGGATTGAAAGAAATGAAG GACTCCCTAGCAGAAGTTGAAGAGAAATATAAAAAGGCTATGGTGTCTAATGCTCAACTAGACAATGAGAAAACCAACTTCATGTACCAAGTCGATACCTTGAAGGATGCATTGTTAGAGTTAGAAGAACAGCTGGCAGAATCCAGGAGGCAATATGAAGAGAAAAGCAAA GAATTTGAGCGGGAAAAGCATGCTCATAGCATATTGCAGTTTCAGTTCACGGAAATCAAGGAGACCCTGAAGCAAAGAGAAGAAATGCTCGAG GAAATCCGACTGCTGCAACAGAAACAGGAGAGCTATATTAGGGAAATTTCTGATCTTCAGGAGACGATAGAGTGGAAAGACAAAAAAATAGGG GCGTTAGAGAGGCAGAAAGAGTTCTTTGATTCCATAAGGAGTGAGCGGGATGACCTCAGAGATGAGGTGGTTGTGCTGAAGGAACAACTGAAG AAACACGGAATAATTCCAAACTTGGAAGTAGCCACCAATGGGGAGGCTTTAGATGGTTTCGATAATGAAGCACATTCAGATTCTACCAAGATTACTCCAGGAGCAACTCAGATCCTACAGACAGCTGGGGATGGGACGCTAG GCAGAGCGAATGAAGTGGACATGAAAGATGAGATTTTGGAGGATGTGGGGAAAAGAGAAATCTTGCAGAATACTGAGCATGAGGAACACAAAGAGGAGTCTGAGGAGCAGGAAATTGTAAAGGAGTGTACGGAAATAAAGACATTGCATGCTGATGAAAATACAGAGGCAGAGAAAACCATGGAAGACAATGATGTCACATCAACAGTGATGTTAAGTAGTGGACGTGAGGAACAAATTCAAAGCCACACAGAACATGTTTCAGGAAATGTTTCTTCCACTGAAAATAGTGATGTAATTGAGTTGAGAAAGGAAACAGAATCAGGAGATAATAGCATAGAAGCCCAACAGTCTGGTAGTAAGGAATCTGAACATAgtagtgatttaaatcatttgACTAATGAGAATGGGGAAACAGGTACACTGCAAAGTCAGGGCACTGAGACTCCTCAGGGAATACCTACTGACTTAGACACAGAGCATGAATCTGAAAGAGTTGCACAAGAGCAGAAAGTAAAACAAGAGGATTTTACAATTTGCCAGAGAGAAGGCAGTATtgaaatatttcaggaagctctTGATTTTGTGGTTAGCAGCCATGCATCAGCTTCTGATCAGTCAGGATCACCAGAAGGTGCAAGAGCAGGTACAGGTATTGAAGAATCACATGTGGAGGTTCACACTGAAAGTCTCTGTCAAGCAGAAGAAAGCACTGAAAATGAGGTTATGAGTAGTTTGGAGAAACAGCTTGATGAAGATGAAGGGTGCATAGACAGAACAATTAGTAAAGTAGGGAGTGGTAAAAATGAGAGTGATACAGCCGAAGAAGAAAATAAGACTGGAAATACAGTTCCGAGTCAGGGAAGGAAAGAAGTAGATTCTgtggaagaggagggagaagcagcatGTGAAAGTGAGATCACACCTGATACAATTGTAAAGGAACAAAAACCAGATGAAACACATACTCTGTCCACTTTTTCAAAGAGCAATCTGATATTAGCGGAAGAGGAAGGAAATATGCAAGATGAGGCAGAGAATGAGAAGGATATTATTGGGAGGGGACAAACAAAAGACATAGGAAAGATGGAAGAATTGACAGGCATTTTGGACATACAACCAGATTCTGAAAACAAAAAGGTGGAAGAGGAGGAACCTGTGGCATCCCTAGATGAATTTGCAGAGATAAAAGAGGGTGTATCGCATCAGACAGGGCAGGACCAAGATGTCATGAAAGAAAGTCAATCCCAAGAAACTATTTTAGTTCCTAGTCCCAGCGATCGTGAAATTGAGGAGTCAAACACAGAAATGTGGGATGAAtctaggaaaggaaaagaaagtagAAGTGAGTTGATGGAAGATGAGAGAACACAGGTAGAAACCCAAACAATTAAGTAcagtgaagaaataaagaataaTCCAATACAAGAAAAAGATAAGACTGTAGAAAATGAAATGCAGAAAGTAGTTAAACAAGAGGAAGATGAATCTAGACAGGAATTGACTCAAGATGTCAGTGTAATTATTGAAGAGAAAGTTGATGATAAAGAGGCATCAGTGGAAAGTAGCGAGAAGCTGGATCTTCCAGACCAGCAGCATGATAGATTCGTTTCTGATGATAGTTCATTGCAGAAAATCACAAAACTATCACAGCAACTTAGTGAATCCCTTGAAGGCAACACAAAGGAAATGGAAGTTCAGAACACTGTGTTAGATGATGCATGTCAACTTAGCAGAAAAGAAAGGGCTACAGAACAGATGGGAAATGGGAATGAGGAAGATGAAAATAAAGGAATAGAAGAGCAACATGAATTTCAAGAAGTTAAGAAACTGGAAGTTGATCCAGATAGTGAGGAAGATGCTGATAACCTCAAGACACAGAAAGCAGAGCTGGATGAGAAGCCTAATGAACAAGTTGAGGTGGAGGGTCAAGAGGAGGAAATAGTGGAAGATGATGGTAAAAAAATTTATTTTGATGACGAATTAGAGCAGATATTAAAAACTCCTGGAAAGCATGATGCTGAGAAAGTTAATACACAAACTTTGGAGGAAGTTAGGGAAAAGGAAATAGTCACAGAAACTGCCAAAACAGAAAAAAGTGAAAAGGAGGAAGCTCATCAAAGCAGAACACAGAGTGTAGAGAATGAGGGCATGGTTACTGAAGGCAATGCTAGTATCcagcaggaaaaagaaaaggaagctgAAGAAGCTGCTCATTTGCAAACTGATGCATCTCAGTCTGCAGCTCCAGAAAAAGCATGTGATCTGGTGGAGGATgaaactgaaaatgaaaaagtGTTAGACAGCAATGATATGGAAAAAATAGCTGATGGATATTCATCAGAACAGGAGTTAGGAAACGTAGGCAACACTAGGGATGAAAGCAAAGAGGATATGCAAGCTAGTAGAAGGGGCAAGGGTAGATCTAAAGAAGATTGTATGATATCATGA
- the LRRFIP1 gene encoding leucine-rich repeat flightless-interacting protein 1 isoform X32: MGTQGTGRKRLPNRERLTAEDDALNQIAREAEARLAAKRAARAEAREIRMKELERQQKEASDEDERMSVGSRGSLRVEERPEKDFEKGVRTVSSLSAATLASLGGTSSRRGSGDTSISVDTEASIREIKDINELKNQIQDVEGKYMQGLKEMKDSLAEVEEKYKKAMVSNAQLDNEKTNFMYQVDTLKDALLELEEQLAESRRQYEEKSKEFEREKHAHSILQFQFTEIKETLKQREEMLEEIRLLQQKQESYIREISDLQETIEWKDKKIGALERQKEFFDSIRSERDDLRDEVVVLKEQLKKHGIIPNLEVATNGEALDGFDNEAHSDSTKITPGATQILQTAGDGTLGRANEVDMKDEILEDVGKREILQNTEHEEHKEESEEQEIVKECTEIKTLHADENTEAEKTMEDNDVTSTVMLSSGREEQIQSHTEHVSGNVSSTENSDVIELRKETESGDNSIEAQQSGSKESEHSSDLNHLTNENGETGTLQSQGTETPQGIPTDLDTEHESERVAQEQKVKQEDFTICQREGSIEIFQEALDFVVSSHASASDQSGSPEGARAGTGIEESHVEVHTESLCQAEESTENEVMSSLEKQLDEDEGCIDRTISKVGSGKNESDTAEEENKTGNTVPSQGRKEVDSVEEEGEAACESEITPDTIVKEQKPDETHTLSTFSKSNLILAEEEGNMQDEAENEKDIIGRGQTKDIGKMEELTGILDIQPDSENKKVEEEEPVASLDEFAEIKEGVSHQTGQDQDVMKESQSQETILVPSPSDREIEESNTEMWDESRKGKESRSELMEDERTQVETQTIKYSEEIKNNPIQEKDKTVENEMQKVVKQEEDESRQELTQDVSVIIEEKVDDKEASVESSEKLDLPDQQHDRFVSDDSSLQKITKLSQQLSESLEGNTKEMEVQNTVLDDACQLSRKERATEQMGNGNEEDENKGIEEQHEFQEVKKLEVDPDSEEDADNLKTQKAELDEKPNEQVEVEGQEEEIVEDDGKKIYFDDELEQILKTPGKHDAEKVNTQTLEEVREKEIVTETAKTEKSEKEEAHQSRTQSVENEGMVTEGNASIQQEKEKEAEEAAHLQTDASQSAAPEKACDLVEDETENEKVLDSNDMEKIADGYSSEQELGNVGNTRDESKEDMQASRRGKGRSKEDCMIS; encoded by the exons GTTGAAGAAAGGCCAGAAAAAGACTTTGAGAAG GGAGTTCGTACTGTGTCAAGCTTATCAGCAGCTACACTAGCCTCTCTGGGTGGAACTTCCTCCCGGAGAGGCAGTGGGGACACCTCCATCTCCGTTGATACTGAGGCATCCATTAGAGAAATTAAG GATATCAATGAGTTAAAGAACCAGATTCAGGATGTAGAAGGCAAATACATGCAGGGATTGAAAGAAATGAAG GACTCCCTAGCAGAAGTTGAAGAGAAATATAAAAAGGCTATGGTGTCTAATGCTCAACTAGACAATGAGAAAACCAACTTCATGTACCAAGTCGATACCTTGAAGGATGCATTGTTAGAGTTAGAAGAACAGCTGGCAGAATCCAGGAGGCAATATGAAGAGAAAAGCAAA GAATTTGAGCGGGAAAAGCATGCTCATAGCATATTGCAGTTTCAGTTCACGGAAATCAAGGAGACCCTGAAGCAAAGAGAAGAAATGCTCGAG GAAATCCGACTGCTGCAACAGAAACAGGAGAGCTATATTAGGGAAATTTCTGATCTTCAGGAGACGATAGAGTGGAAAGACAAAAAAATAGGG GCGTTAGAGAGGCAGAAAGAGTTCTTTGATTCCATAAGGAGTGAGCGGGATGACCTCAGAGATGAGGTGGTTGTGCTGAAGGAACAACTGAAG AAACACGGAATAATTCCAAACTTGGAAGTAGCCACCAATGGGGAGGCTTTAGATGGTTTCGATAATGAAGCACATTCAGATTCTACCAAGATTACTCCAGGAGCAACTCAGATCCTACAGACAGCTGGGGATGGGACGCTAG GCAGAGCGAATGAAGTGGACATGAAAGATGAGATTTTGGAGGATGTGGGGAAAAGAGAAATCTTGCAGAATACTGAGCATGAGGAACACAAAGAGGAGTCTGAGGAGCAGGAAATTGTAAAGGAGTGTACGGAAATAAAGACATTGCATGCTGATGAAAATACAGAGGCAGAGAAAACCATGGAAGACAATGATGTCACATCAACAGTGATGTTAAGTAGTGGACGTGAGGAACAAATTCAAAGCCACACAGAACATGTTTCAGGAAATGTTTCTTCCACTGAAAATAGTGATGTAATTGAGTTGAGAAAGGAAACAGAATCAGGAGATAATAGCATAGAAGCCCAACAGTCTGGTAGTAAGGAATCTGAACATAgtagtgatttaaatcatttgACTAATGAGAATGGGGAAACAGGTACACTGCAAAGTCAGGGCACTGAGACTCCTCAGGGAATACCTACTGACTTAGACACAGAGCATGAATCTGAAAGAGTTGCACAAGAGCAGAAAGTAAAACAAGAGGATTTTACAATTTGCCAGAGAGAAGGCAGTATtgaaatatttcaggaagctctTGATTTTGTGGTTAGCAGCCATGCATCAGCTTCTGATCAGTCAGGATCACCAGAAGGTGCAAGAGCAGGTACAGGTATTGAAGAATCACATGTGGAGGTTCACACTGAAAGTCTCTGTCAAGCAGAAGAAAGCACTGAAAATGAGGTTATGAGTAGTTTGGAGAAACAGCTTGATGAAGATGAAGGGTGCATAGACAGAACAATTAGTAAAGTAGGGAGTGGTAAAAATGAGAGTGATACAGCCGAAGAAGAAAATAAGACTGGAAATACAGTTCCGAGTCAGGGAAGGAAAGAAGTAGATTCTgtggaagaggagggagaagcagcatGTGAAAGTGAGATCACACCTGATACAATTGTAAAGGAACAAAAACCAGATGAAACACATACTCTGTCCACTTTTTCAAAGAGCAATCTGATATTAGCGGAAGAGGAAGGAAATATGCAAGATGAGGCAGAGAATGAGAAGGATATTATTGGGAGGGGACAAACAAAAGACATAGGAAAGATGGAAGAATTGACAGGCATTTTGGACATACAACCAGATTCTGAAAACAAAAAGGTGGAAGAGGAGGAACCTGTGGCATCCCTAGATGAATTTGCAGAGATAAAAGAGGGTGTATCGCATCAGACAGGGCAGGACCAAGATGTCATGAAAGAAAGTCAATCCCAAGAAACTATTTTAGTTCCTAGTCCCAGCGATCGTGAAATTGAGGAGTCAAACACAGAAATGTGGGATGAAtctaggaaaggaaaagaaagtagAAGTGAGTTGATGGAAGATGAGAGAACACAGGTAGAAACCCAAACAATTAAGTAcagtgaagaaataaagaataaTCCAATACAAGAAAAAGATAAGACTGTAGAAAATGAAATGCAGAAAGTAGTTAAACAAGAGGAAGATGAATCTAGACAGGAATTGACTCAAGATGTCAGTGTAATTATTGAAGAGAAAGTTGATGATAAAGAGGCATCAGTGGAAAGTAGCGAGAAGCTGGATCTTCCAGACCAGCAGCATGATAGATTCGTTTCTGATGATAGTTCATTGCAGAAAATCACAAAACTATCACAGCAACTTAGTGAATCCCTTGAAGGCAACACAAAGGAAATGGAAGTTCAGAACACTGTGTTAGATGATGCATGTCAACTTAGCAGAAAAGAAAGGGCTACAGAACAGATGGGAAATGGGAATGAGGAAGATGAAAATAAAGGAATAGAAGAGCAACATGAATTTCAAGAAGTTAAGAAACTGGAAGTTGATCCAGATAGTGAGGAAGATGCTGATAACCTCAAGACACAGAAAGCAGAGCTGGATGAGAAGCCTAATGAACAAGTTGAGGTGGAGGGTCAAGAGGAGGAAATAGTGGAAGATGATGGTAAAAAAATTTATTTTGATGACGAATTAGAGCAGATATTAAAAACTCCTGGAAAGCATGATGCTGAGAAAGTTAATACACAAACTTTGGAGGAAGTTAGGGAAAAGGAAATAGTCACAGAAACTGCCAAAACAGAAAAAAGTGAAAAGGAGGAAGCTCATCAAAGCAGAACACAGAGTGTAGAGAATGAGGGCATGGTTACTGAAGGCAATGCTAGTATCcagcaggaaaaagaaaaggaagctgAAGAAGCTGCTCATTTGCAAACTGATGCATCTCAGTCTGCAGCTCCAGAAAAAGCATGTGATCTGGTGGAGGATgaaactgaaaatgaaaaagtGTTAGACAGCAATGATATGGAAAAAATAGCTGATGGATATTCATCAGAACAGGAGTTAGGAAACGTAGGCAACACTAGGGATGAAAGCAAAGAGGATATGCAAGCTAGTAGAAGGGGCAAGGGTAGATCTAAAGAAGATTGTATGATATCATGA
- the LRRFIP1 gene encoding leucine-rich repeat flightless-interacting protein 1 isoform X31, which yields MGTQGTGRKRLPNRERLTAEDDALNQIAREAEARLAAKRAARAEAREIRMKELERQQKETNGYDEDMYGSSQSRKSSRVEERPEKDFEKGVRTVSSLSAATLASLGGTSSRRGSGDTSISVDTEASIREIKDINELKNQIQDVEGKYMQGLKEMKDSLAEVEEKYKKAMVSNAQLDNEKTNFMYQVDTLKDALLELEEQLAESRRQYEEKSKEFEREKHAHSILQFQFTEIKETLKQREEMLEEIRLLQQKQESYIREISDLQETIEWKDKKIGALERQKEFFDSIRSERDDLRDEVVVLKEQLKKHGIIPNLEVATNGEALDGFDNEAHSDSTKITPGATQILQTAGDGTLGRANEVDMKDEILEDVGKREILQNTEHEEHKEESEEQEIVKECTEIKTLHADENTEAEKTMEDNDVTSTVMLSSGREEQIQSHTEHVSGNVSSTENSDVIELRKETESGDNSIEAQQSGSKESEHSSDLNHLTNENGETGTLQSQGTETPQGIPTDLDTEHESERVAQEQKVKQEDFTICQREGSIEIFQEALDFVVSSHASASDQSGSPEGARAGTGIEESHVEVHTESLCQAEESTENEVMSSLEKQLDEDEGCIDRTISKVGSGKNESDTAEEENKTGNTVPSQGRKEVDSVEEEGEAACESEITPDTIVKEQKPDETHTLSTFSKSNLILAEEEGNMQDEAENEKDIIGRGQTKDIGKMEELTGILDIQPDSENKKVEEEEPVASLDEFAEIKEGVSHQTGQDQDVMKESQSQETILVPSPSDREIEESNTEMWDESRKGKESRSELMEDERTQVETQTIKYSEEIKNNPIQEKDKTVENEMQKVVKQEEDESRQELTQDVSVIIEEKVDDKEASVESSEKLDLPDQQHDRFVSDDSSLQKITKLSQQLSESLEGNTKEMEVQNTVLDDACQLSRKERATEQMGNGNEEDENKGIEEQHEFQEVKKLEVDPDSEEDADNLKTQKAELDEKPNEQVEVEGQEEEIVEDDGKKIYFDDELEQILKTPGKHDAEKVNTQTLEEVREKEIVTETAKTEKSEKEEAHQSRTQSVENEGMVTEGNASIQQEKEKEAEEAAHLQTDASQSAAPEKACDLVEDETENEKVLDSNDMEKIADGYSSEQELGNVGNTRDESKEDMQASRRGKGRSKEDCMIS from the exons GTTGAAGAAAGGCCAGAAAAAGACTTTGAGAAG GGAGTTCGTACTGTGTCAAGCTTATCAGCAGCTACACTAGCCTCTCTGGGTGGAACTTCCTCCCGGAGAGGCAGTGGGGACACCTCCATCTCCGTTGATACTGAGGCATCCATTAGAGAAATTAAG GATATCAATGAGTTAAAGAACCAGATTCAGGATGTAGAAGGCAAATACATGCAGGGATTGAAAGAAATGAAG GACTCCCTAGCAGAAGTTGAAGAGAAATATAAAAAGGCTATGGTGTCTAATGCTCAACTAGACAATGAGAAAACCAACTTCATGTACCAAGTCGATACCTTGAAGGATGCATTGTTAGAGTTAGAAGAACAGCTGGCAGAATCCAGGAGGCAATATGAAGAGAAAAGCAAA GAATTTGAGCGGGAAAAGCATGCTCATAGCATATTGCAGTTTCAGTTCACGGAAATCAAGGAGACCCTGAAGCAAAGAGAAGAAATGCTCGAG GAAATCCGACTGCTGCAACAGAAACAGGAGAGCTATATTAGGGAAATTTCTGATCTTCAGGAGACGATAGAGTGGAAAGACAAAAAAATAGGG GCGTTAGAGAGGCAGAAAGAGTTCTTTGATTCCATAAGGAGTGAGCGGGATGACCTCAGAGATGAGGTGGTTGTGCTGAAGGAACAACTGAAG AAACACGGAATAATTCCAAACTTGGAAGTAGCCACCAATGGGGAGGCTTTAGATGGTTTCGATAATGAAGCACATTCAGATTCTACCAAGATTACTCCAGGAGCAACTCAGATCCTACAGACAGCTGGGGATGGGACGCTAG GCAGAGCGAATGAAGTGGACATGAAAGATGAGATTTTGGAGGATGTGGGGAAAAGAGAAATCTTGCAGAATACTGAGCATGAGGAACACAAAGAGGAGTCTGAGGAGCAGGAAATTGTAAAGGAGTGTACGGAAATAAAGACATTGCATGCTGATGAAAATACAGAGGCAGAGAAAACCATGGAAGACAATGATGTCACATCAACAGTGATGTTAAGTAGTGGACGTGAGGAACAAATTCAAAGCCACACAGAACATGTTTCAGGAAATGTTTCTTCCACTGAAAATAGTGATGTAATTGAGTTGAGAAAGGAAACAGAATCAGGAGATAATAGCATAGAAGCCCAACAGTCTGGTAGTAAGGAATCTGAACATAgtagtgatttaaatcatttgACTAATGAGAATGGGGAAACAGGTACACTGCAAAGTCAGGGCACTGAGACTCCTCAGGGAATACCTACTGACTTAGACACAGAGCATGAATCTGAAAGAGTTGCACAAGAGCAGAAAGTAAAACAAGAGGATTTTACAATTTGCCAGAGAGAAGGCAGTATtgaaatatttcaggaagctctTGATTTTGTGGTTAGCAGCCATGCATCAGCTTCTGATCAGTCAGGATCACCAGAAGGTGCAAGAGCAGGTACAGGTATTGAAGAATCACATGTGGAGGTTCACACTGAAAGTCTCTGTCAAGCAGAAGAAAGCACTGAAAATGAGGTTATGAGTAGTTTGGAGAAACAGCTTGATGAAGATGAAGGGTGCATAGACAGAACAATTAGTAAAGTAGGGAGTGGTAAAAATGAGAGTGATACAGCCGAAGAAGAAAATAAGACTGGAAATACAGTTCCGAGTCAGGGAAGGAAAGAAGTAGATTCTgtggaagaggagggagaagcagcatGTGAAAGTGAGATCACACCTGATACAATTGTAAAGGAACAAAAACCAGATGAAACACATACTCTGTCCACTTTTTCAAAGAGCAATCTGATATTAGCGGAAGAGGAAGGAAATATGCAAGATGAGGCAGAGAATGAGAAGGATATTATTGGGAGGGGACAAACAAAAGACATAGGAAAGATGGAAGAATTGACAGGCATTTTGGACATACAACCAGATTCTGAAAACAAAAAGGTGGAAGAGGAGGAACCTGTGGCATCCCTAGATGAATTTGCAGAGATAAAAGAGGGTGTATCGCATCAGACAGGGCAGGACCAAGATGTCATGAAAGAAAGTCAATCCCAAGAAACTATTTTAGTTCCTAGTCCCAGCGATCGTGAAATTGAGGAGTCAAACACAGAAATGTGGGATGAAtctaggaaaggaaaagaaagtagAAGTGAGTTGATGGAAGATGAGAGAACACAGGTAGAAACCCAAACAATTAAGTAcagtgaagaaataaagaataaTCCAATACAAGAAAAAGATAAGACTGTAGAAAATGAAATGCAGAAAGTAGTTAAACAAGAGGAAGATGAATCTAGACAGGAATTGACTCAAGATGTCAGTGTAATTATTGAAGAGAAAGTTGATGATAAAGAGGCATCAGTGGAAAGTAGCGAGAAGCTGGATCTTCCAGACCAGCAGCATGATAGATTCGTTTCTGATGATAGTTCATTGCAGAAAATCACAAAACTATCACAGCAACTTAGTGAATCCCTTGAAGGCAACACAAAGGAAATGGAAGTTCAGAACACTGTGTTAGATGATGCATGTCAACTTAGCAGAAAAGAAAGGGCTACAGAACAGATGGGAAATGGGAATGAGGAAGATGAAAATAAAGGAATAGAAGAGCAACATGAATTTCAAGAAGTTAAGAAACTGGAAGTTGATCCAGATAGTGAGGAAGATGCTGATAACCTCAAGACACAGAAAGCAGAGCTGGATGAGAAGCCTAATGAACAAGTTGAGGTGGAGGGTCAAGAGGAGGAAATAGTGGAAGATGATGGTAAAAAAATTTATTTTGATGACGAATTAGAGCAGATATTAAAAACTCCTGGAAAGCATGATGCTGAGAAAGTTAATACACAAACTTTGGAGGAAGTTAGGGAAAAGGAAATAGTCACAGAAACTGCCAAAACAGAAAAAAGTGAAAAGGAGGAAGCTCATCAAAGCAGAACACAGAGTGTAGAGAATGAGGGCATGGTTACTGAAGGCAATGCTAGTATCcagcaggaaaaagaaaaggaagctgAAGAAGCTGCTCATTTGCAAACTGATGCATCTCAGTCTGCAGCTCCAGAAAAAGCATGTGATCTGGTGGAGGATgaaactgaaaatgaaaaagtGTTAGACAGCAATGATATGGAAAAAATAGCTGATGGATATTCATCAGAACAGGAGTTAGGAAACGTAGGCAACACTAGGGATGAAAGCAAAGAGGATATGCAAGCTAGTAGAAGGGGCAAGGGTAGATCTAAAGAAGATTGTATGATATCATGA